The following are from one region of the Mycolicibacterium helvum genome:
- the mobF gene encoding MobF family relaxase, protein MLTIAKLSAWSINYYNETARAAIDAQKAGGGLGEYYSEHDTRTPVWLCAGDGRRAAELVGLSDLDRAGGEAETDTVERWLVGGESPNGTTGRGFRNGSVHGFDLTFCAPKSVSLIRAIRADDVTEKAIADAHTTAIFEAMEYLASHAGYTRVHNPTTAKKDLVRLPGLVGIAYQHETSRSGDPHLHTHVIVPNRQARGDGRLVSIDGTSLYHEAKAAGIIYQATLRRELHRSLGYEWLPVDPSTGMAEVAGIDPNSITAWSQRSSQLREWAAVNLAVNASGGPTASQLATAQKATRPSKPEELAWTELRAGWRTDERGVRIDSAAHRRARRDRLATSGPRFDRHRIVDAAAMIEKAAFSRADLVEVVGAQLPFDTARSPRELVEEAVGEIAVRLTTPREAHQREGHERFTLDLILAEEAAVLDLVDAHDPRSILWGLPDDIDGLSPDQQRAVVNIGVSPWLVQPLSAPAGAGKTTSMRALVAMARRRRSGRVIVLAPTGNAVDVAVREGAGDVGYTIAKALRDIDNHSLTLRHTDLVIVDEAGMVGTDDLRRLLTATTVAGAKIVLVGDQHQLAPVKARGGMFAQLCSDLPWTQKLSEVWRMRDREERSASLALRDGGPAPVRRAIEWYRKKGRLHAGDEIAMASAALAAYRRDIAAGKDSLLVCDTREMADALNQRIHNDTIGPNAPKVTAARGHQISVGDLIISRRNETAISVLHATDSTQHADPVRNGNRWRVYAIDPAKQRIAARRVSDGARTVFTGDYLRDHIAPGYAVTVHSAQGATAETTHAVVNKNTTRAVFYVAMSRGRQANAAYLTEQLGGDQKAGHYSQPEPNNASRDSSRHAAQLVRGVVSNDRDQARTAHDIAAQALGNSAGCGRVSALQSRRLRQITDRRIALQDWRRGHSGVADKLNRGKCQSRQAGLDDVVEL, encoded by the coding sequence ATGCTGACGATTGCCAAGCTGTCGGCCTGGTCGATCAACTACTACAACGAGACCGCCCGCGCGGCTATCGACGCGCAGAAGGCCGGCGGCGGGCTGGGGGAGTACTACTCCGAACACGACACCCGGACACCGGTTTGGTTATGCGCAGGGGACGGCCGCCGCGCGGCCGAACTGGTCGGATTATCGGACCTCGACCGGGCGGGTGGAGAGGCCGAAACCGACACCGTGGAGCGGTGGTTAGTGGGCGGAGAATCACCCAACGGCACGACGGGTCGTGGCTTCCGAAACGGTAGTGTGCATGGCTTCGATCTGACGTTCTGCGCGCCGAAGTCGGTGTCGCTGATCCGCGCAATCCGGGCCGACGACGTCACCGAGAAGGCGATCGCGGACGCCCACACGACCGCAATTTTCGAGGCGATGGAATACCTTGCGAGCCATGCCGGATACACCCGGGTCCACAATCCGACAACGGCGAAGAAGGACCTCGTTCGGCTGCCCGGTTTGGTGGGGATCGCATACCAACATGAGACCTCGCGGTCGGGTGATCCGCACCTGCACACCCACGTCATCGTGCCCAACCGCCAAGCCCGCGGCGACGGTCGATTGGTGTCGATCGATGGCACGTCGCTCTATCACGAAGCCAAGGCCGCCGGCATCATCTATCAGGCCACGCTGCGCCGCGAACTGCATCGATCGTTGGGTTACGAATGGCTGCCTGTCGACCCGTCAACGGGCATGGCGGAGGTCGCCGGCATCGACCCGAACAGCATCACGGCGTGGTCCCAGCGGTCTTCTCAACTGCGAGAGTGGGCCGCGGTAAATCTTGCGGTAAACGCGAGCGGCGGGCCGACGGCATCCCAGCTCGCAACGGCTCAAAAGGCCACCCGTCCAAGCAAGCCCGAAGAACTCGCGTGGACAGAGTTGCGGGCCGGATGGCGCACCGACGAGCGCGGCGTGCGCATCGATTCTGCGGCGCACCGCCGGGCCCGCCGCGACCGTCTAGCCACGAGCGGGCCGCGGTTCGACCGGCACCGGATCGTCGATGCCGCCGCCATGATCGAGAAGGCCGCGTTCAGCCGCGCTGATCTCGTCGAGGTCGTCGGCGCTCAGTTGCCATTCGACACCGCACGCTCACCGCGCGAACTGGTCGAGGAAGCGGTCGGCGAGATCGCGGTACGGCTGACCACCCCACGCGAGGCGCATCAGCGCGAAGGTCACGAGCGGTTCACGCTCGATCTGATCTTGGCCGAAGAAGCCGCAGTGCTCGATCTCGTCGATGCCCACGACCCGCGGTCAATCCTGTGGGGTCTGCCTGACGACATCGACGGGCTATCGCCGGATCAGCAACGCGCAGTTGTAAATATCGGCGTCTCACCGTGGTTGGTGCAGCCACTGAGCGCGCCTGCCGGGGCTGGCAAGACGACGTCAATGCGGGCTCTGGTAGCGATGGCTCGTCGCCGCCGAAGCGGGCGAGTGATCGTGTTGGCGCCGACAGGCAACGCCGTCGATGTCGCGGTCCGCGAAGGCGCCGGAGACGTGGGCTACACCATCGCCAAAGCGCTGCGCGACATCGACAATCACAGCCTGACCCTCAGACATACCGACCTCGTCATTGTCGACGAAGCAGGCATGGTCGGCACCGACGATCTGCGACGCCTGCTCACTGCGACCACGGTCGCGGGGGCCAAGATAGTTTTAGTCGGCGATCAACACCAGCTCGCCCCGGTGAAGGCCCGCGGCGGCATGTTCGCGCAGCTCTGCTCCGACCTGCCGTGGACGCAGAAGCTGTCGGAAGTGTGGCGGATGCGCGACCGAGAAGAGCGCAGTGCATCCCTTGCGCTGCGCGATGGGGGACCGGCCCCGGTGCGCCGCGCGATTGAGTGGTATCGCAAGAAGGGCCGTCTGCATGCCGGAGACGAAATCGCCATGGCCAGCGCTGCTTTGGCAGCGTATCGACGGGACATCGCAGCGGGCAAAGATAGCCTGCTCGTGTGTGACACCAGGGAGATGGCCGACGCCCTGAACCAACGCATCCACAACGACACCATCGGCCCGAACGCGCCAAAGGTGACCGCTGCACGTGGTCATCAGATTTCCGTTGGCGACCTGATCATTAGCCGCCGCAACGAAACCGCGATCAGCGTCTTGCATGCAACGGACAGCACCCAACATGCCGACCCGGTGCGCAATGGAAATCGGTGGCGCGTCTACGCCATCGACCCTGCCAAACAGCGCATCGCGGCGCGCCGCGTCAGTGACGGTGCCCGCACCGTCTTCACCGGCGACTACCTACGCGACCACATCGCCCCCGGCTACGCCGTCACTGTCCACTCCGCACAAGGTGCCACCGCCGAGACCACCCACGCCGTGGTGAACAAAAACACCACCCGTGCAGTGTTCTACGTTGCCATGAGTCGAGGACGCCAGGCCAACGCTGCATATCTCACCGAGCAGCTCGGCGGCGACCAGAAGGCAGGTCACTACTCGCAACCCGAGCCCAACAATGCGTCTCGTGACTCGAGTCGACATGCGGCCCAACTCGTTCGCGGAGTCGTTTCCAACGACAGAGATCAAGCCCGCACTGCCCATGACATCGCAGCGCAGGCGCTTGGCAACTCGGCGGGTTGCGGCCGCGTTTCTGCACTACAGTCTCGCCGACTTCGGCAGATCACTGACCGCAGGATCGCGCTACAGGACTGGCGGCGCGGGCATTCGGGAGTCGCAGACAAGCTAAATCGCGGGAAGTGCCAGAGCCGGCAAGCGGGACTCGACGACGTAGTCGAACTCTAG
- a CDS encoding helix-turn-helix domain-containing protein encodes MTMARNWRDIRADAIAQGALDAERASAAREEMREAVQAHRLAEIRKALGHSRQADVAALMGVSQARVSKLESGDLSHTELGTLQAYVAALGGQLRVVAEFGDDTVELTA; translated from the coding sequence ATGACCATGGCGCGCAACTGGCGGGACATTCGCGCGGATGCGATCGCGCAGGGTGCACTGGATGCCGAGCGGGCCAGTGCGGCGCGCGAGGAGATGCGTGAGGCCGTCCAGGCGCACCGTCTGGCCGAGATCCGCAAGGCGCTGGGGCACTCCCGCCAAGCCGACGTCGCGGCCTTGATGGGTGTCTCACAGGCTCGCGTTTCGAAGCTTGAGAGCGGGGACTTGTCGCACACCGAGTTGGGCACGCTTCAGGCTTATGTCGCCGCGCTTGGCGGGCAGTTGCGCGTCGTCGCCGAGTTCGGTGATGACACTGTCGAACTGACTGCTTGA
- a CDS encoding ATP-dependent nuclease — MPHIKELTIDGLRGVSEPLSLRLAVPDGRHGSGLTVLVGSNNSGKSTIVEAFDAMSKSQDNLPSFSIGKRNARNPDHLVIRCVFVGDEEKENRLEAIHGGSETTWSKRDVVNPDIVVVPSRRGFEAYFSQSPPTDRDWYYSHRRTPRSRPQALESFEGQLFKINSEGSRSKFNEMLGRVMGDVPAWTIDQMHSGQYFLKFDVGGPQFYHSSEGVGDGIISLFVIVSATYDSEPQSVVVIDEPELSLHPHYQRRLRSLLSELSADRQIVYATHSPYFLNWRDIERGAEVARAYKDKEGRVQLAQVPRDALDGMLKLGSDNTPHTLGLDASEVFFLDDNIIITEGQEDVVYFDKISAKIGKILEGEFYGWGAGGATNIGTICALLEGLHFSRVVGIFDADMSAAKEKSAERFPSYHFVLLPADDIRNKPARSATVAKKGLWSTTGGLDETKRSDVEAMYDDINSYLLATKET, encoded by the coding sequence TTGCCCCACATAAAGGAGTTAACAATTGACGGGCTCCGTGGCGTTTCAGAACCCCTATCGCTTAGACTCGCAGTACCCGATGGGCGCCATGGTAGCGGCTTGACAGTTTTAGTCGGGTCTAACAATAGCGGGAAGTCAACGATTGTTGAAGCATTCGATGCGATGAGTAAAAGTCAAGATAACTTGCCCAGCTTTTCCATAGGGAAGCGCAATGCCCGTAACCCAGACCACCTAGTAATTCGCTGTGTATTTGTGGGTGACGAAGAAAAGGAAAACCGCCTAGAAGCTATCCACGGCGGATCGGAAACAACGTGGTCGAAGCGCGATGTAGTCAACCCGGACATCGTCGTCGTCCCGTCCCGACGTGGCTTTGAGGCCTACTTCAGCCAGTCACCCCCGACTGATCGAGACTGGTACTACAGCCACCGCCGAACGCCCCGTTCGCGGCCACAAGCACTGGAATCTTTCGAAGGACAACTATTTAAGATCAACTCTGAAGGTAGCCGAAGTAAGTTCAACGAAATGCTAGGCCGCGTGATGGGCGACGTTCCAGCGTGGACGATCGATCAGATGCACAGTGGTCAATATTTTCTGAAATTCGACGTCGGTGGCCCCCAGTTTTATCACAGCAGTGAAGGTGTTGGCGACGGCATAATAAGCTTATTCGTCATAGTCTCGGCAACCTACGATTCCGAGCCCCAAAGCGTCGTCGTCATCGATGAACCGGAATTGTCGCTTCACCCGCATTATCAGAGACGACTTCGCTCACTTCTGTCAGAGCTGTCGGCAGATCGGCAGATTGTGTACGCAACCCATTCCCCCTATTTCTTGAATTGGCGCGACATAGAAAGAGGAGCAGAGGTCGCGCGGGCTTATAAGGATAAAGAGGGCCGCGTCCAGCTTGCACAAGTCCCGCGCGACGCACTTGACGGAATGCTCAAGCTCGGAAGCGATAATACCCCGCATACTCTAGGCCTAGATGCTAGTGAGGTTTTCTTTCTTGACGACAATATCATCATCACTGAGGGTCAAGAGGACGTCGTCTATTTCGATAAAATATCCGCGAAAATCGGCAAAATCCTAGAAGGTGAATTCTACGGTTGGGGCGCAGGAGGGGCCACCAACATCGGGACCATATGCGCCTTGCTTGAAGGGCTACATTTTAGCCGAGTTGTCGGAATATTCGACGCCGATATGAGTGCCGCGAAAGAAAAAAGTGCGGAGCGGTTTCCCTCGTACCACTTCGTACTTTTGCCCGCAGACGACATCCGCAACAAGCCAGCACGAAGCGCTACGGTCGCCAAGAAAGGGTTGTGGTCGACAACGGGAGGTTTGGATGAAACGAAACGCTCCGACGTTGAGGCCATGTACGACGACATTAATAGCTACCTATTGGCAACAAAGGAAACGTGA
- a CDS encoding helix-turn-helix domain-containing protein, translating into MFSDLPLLLAVPHAAKLLGISRAAAYRLVHSGELPVRRLGGRIYVVTAGLRELGA; encoded by the coding sequence GTGTTCAGCGATCTTCCCCTGCTCCTCGCGGTACCGCACGCGGCGAAGCTTCTGGGAATCAGTCGTGCTGCGGCCTACCGGCTCGTCCACTCTGGCGAGCTGCCGGTCCGTCGGCTCGGCGGACGCATTTACGTGGTAACCGCAGGCCTGCGCGAGTTGGGAGCGTGA
- a CDS encoding NACHT domain-containing protein yields MSITLAVLGTVLTGEAARKAATSAAAKASGVLVGQVGQHFKDAQARQELAEAFAAGLALAAYRARTRRDLNGENREDVFWKRLPKRALAIIKRKKPATDSPQTQWWDGHGKAIFAPFEDQHLAAAVSKCAIGTPDPADIRRQLTKAITTRRRHLLKRTPGYANLTDFGKKHDIDADHFCEILPACVIDAIITAGAQPGSRITPQALLFAIRQTPQLAALRVPTLDPLQVREQVANWCRRESERQQHNIERLAYLKGRDDPANINVEANVRVGLRRKTQPTDNPYLPAAARPTANEDLSTYDNVVNNHQQVIVLGDPGVGKSWALQMHAIRLAKNAADQLGNDDVNPDDVDLPIALRCDALAAHPGALAEAAVAELADLDSAMTLGLRQWLETRCREGKVTFLLDAFDETPAEQRYTVSDMLDRQPNKDAKFIVTCRIASYNMGILNSRQVCEVELRPFDHPEEYVAALDLPGDRKQELTKLLRTPALGGMARIPLLLALLCHLALDPSEDLPRTRAVIYQRILYRFLSGEQSPGGTFKAAALPADPTQRVNTLRGILQPLAYRIATSEDGWLDRIPTTTLDGHLEAIKLTSGMKPADAIAALTSAGVLVRDGDVRAGLTPSYLFVHRTFAEYLVAEHLMTHNDLVEECLTSHLHLEPDWYQTWLQLTSLAPKTILPKLVNRSQDPLHVALSIAAAAIPELDPESRAQPEVSASVNSLISKCLPLLNPPADPAVRTVAIDALGLIGGAKAIDALRGLLTGSDGETAAFALAGSPDPAGPATLRTFLTDPALGRGESEQYATWEDFLPFGQRYQVRHMVATILSLLGDAESIQFLCNIAADPHSDPETRNIVTPILVRGHGKDPAVIKALGAVMNTDDADLDIRLTAASELGHCGPCAIEPLRALVSQDSDVPPELRESAIRAVAAIGGPEAHEILHQLHSDTDAEIGAATAAAESYSEPAPAIQKDPTDSSDALPDPPPDEPSDPGESPSSSTKWLEDEMAVEKLELQDPDILTRGVAAIKLANCGDTAGTAVLCEVLDHADSVFGIEVARALGRLGRLAGQQATEALIRALDNPKAHVTFLHEVVKALADVDNSALINWVITRNTEGLNPNQIGPIYRHFRTKSCPPELRPQLLLALAEVTVRGACGTELTS; encoded by the coding sequence ATGTCAATCACCCTGGCGGTATTGGGGACCGTTCTCACTGGCGAGGCCGCTCGCAAGGCCGCTACCAGCGCGGCAGCTAAAGCCTCCGGCGTCCTCGTCGGTCAAGTTGGGCAGCATTTTAAAGATGCACAAGCCAGGCAGGAGCTCGCCGAGGCCTTTGCCGCTGGGCTTGCCCTCGCCGCATACAGGGCGCGGACCCGCCGCGACCTCAACGGTGAGAACCGTGAAGACGTCTTTTGGAAGCGGCTGCCCAAGAGGGCTCTCGCGATTATCAAGCGCAAGAAACCCGCCACCGACAGCCCACAGACCCAGTGGTGGGACGGGCACGGCAAAGCAATCTTCGCCCCATTTGAAGACCAGCACCTCGCCGCTGCCGTATCCAAATGCGCCATCGGCACCCCCGACCCTGCTGACATCCGCCGCCAGCTCACCAAGGCGATCACCACCCGCCGCAGGCATCTCTTGAAGCGAACTCCCGGCTACGCCAACCTGACCGACTTCGGCAAAAAACACGACATCGATGCCGACCATTTCTGCGAGATCCTGCCTGCCTGCGTCATAGACGCCATCATTACTGCGGGGGCCCAACCAGGAAGCCGCATTACTCCGCAAGCGCTGCTTTTCGCGATCAGGCAAACACCCCAACTCGCCGCACTGCGCGTGCCAACACTGGACCCACTGCAGGTGCGCGAACAAGTCGCCAATTGGTGCAGACGCGAATCCGAGCGACAACAACACAACATCGAGCGGCTGGCTTACCTTAAAGGCCGAGACGACCCCGCGAACATCAATGTTGAGGCCAACGTCCGCGTCGGGCTACGCCGAAAAACCCAACCCACCGACAACCCCTATCTTCCTGCAGCCGCACGTCCTACGGCCAACGAAGACCTCTCGACATACGACAACGTCGTCAATAACCATCAGCAGGTGATCGTCCTCGGCGATCCCGGCGTCGGAAAATCCTGGGCGCTACAGATGCACGCCATACGCCTAGCGAAGAACGCAGCGGACCAACTCGGCAATGATGACGTCAATCCCGATGATGTTGATTTGCCCATTGCGCTGCGATGCGACGCCCTCGCCGCTCACCCCGGCGCTCTCGCCGAGGCGGCCGTCGCAGAACTCGCCGACCTAGACAGCGCAATGACCCTCGGTCTTCGCCAATGGCTCGAAACACGCTGCCGCGAGGGCAAAGTCACGTTCCTACTCGATGCGTTCGATGAAACCCCGGCCGAGCAGCGCTACACCGTGTCCGACATGCTCGACAGACAACCCAATAAGGACGCCAAGTTCATCGTCACGTGCCGAATCGCAAGCTACAACATGGGAATTCTCAACTCCCGGCAGGTATGCGAAGTGGAACTGCGCCCCTTCGATCATCCCGAGGAATATGTTGCTGCCCTGGATCTGCCCGGCGACCGGAAACAGGAACTGACAAAGCTCCTCCGCACCCCGGCGCTAGGAGGCATGGCCCGAATCCCGCTGCTATTGGCGCTGCTGTGCCACCTTGCACTTGATCCCAGCGAAGATCTCCCACGGACACGCGCAGTCATCTACCAACGCATCCTCTATCGGTTCCTCAGCGGCGAGCAATCACCAGGAGGGACCTTCAAGGCAGCTGCGCTTCCCGCTGACCCCACACAACGTGTCAACACTCTTCGCGGCATTCTGCAGCCACTCGCCTACCGCATCGCCACCAGCGAGGATGGCTGGCTTGACCGTATCCCCACCACCACCTTGGACGGTCACCTCGAGGCGATCAAACTAACATCCGGTATGAAACCCGCGGATGCGATCGCGGCTCTAACAAGCGCTGGTGTCCTCGTGCGTGATGGCGACGTCAGGGCGGGCCTCACCCCTTCTTACCTATTTGTTCACCGCACCTTCGCCGAATACCTCGTCGCGGAGCATCTGATGACGCATAACGACCTGGTCGAAGAGTGCCTCACATCGCATCTGCACCTTGAACCCGACTGGTATCAGACCTGGCTCCAATTGACATCCCTGGCCCCCAAAACCATTCTGCCCAAACTTGTCAACCGGTCACAGGATCCGCTGCATGTCGCGCTGTCAATCGCGGCCGCGGCGATCCCCGAGCTCGACCCCGAAAGCCGCGCACAGCCCGAAGTGTCTGCCAGCGTGAATAGCCTTATCAGCAAGTGCCTGCCGCTGCTCAACCCGCCAGCGGATCCAGCAGTGCGCACGGTGGCGATCGACGCTCTCGGACTCATCGGCGGCGCGAAAGCCATCGATGCACTACGAGGACTGCTGACAGGATCTGACGGCGAGACCGCCGCCTTCGCACTCGCAGGGTCCCCTGATCCAGCCGGCCCGGCCACGCTACGCACGTTCCTGACTGATCCCGCGCTCGGCCGCGGTGAAAGCGAGCAGTACGCTACCTGGGAAGATTTTCTGCCGTTCGGCCAGCGATACCAGGTTCGGCACATGGTCGCTACAATTCTCAGCTTGCTCGGTGACGCCGAATCAATCCAATTCCTGTGCAACATCGCCGCAGACCCCCACTCCGACCCCGAAACACGTAACATCGTCACCCCGATACTCGTCAGAGGTCACGGCAAGGACCCAGCGGTGATCAAAGCCCTGGGCGCGGTAATGAACACAGATGACGCGGATCTCGATATCCGCCTCACGGCTGCCAGCGAGCTCGGACATTGCGGGCCATGCGCGATCGAACCGCTTCGCGCCCTGGTGAGCCAGGACAGCGATGTTCCCCCAGAACTCCGCGAAAGCGCCATCAGGGCCGTCGCCGCCATCGGGGGACCAGAGGCGCACGAAATCCTGCACCAGCTACACAGCGACACCGACGCCGAGATCGGCGCTGCAACCGCGGCGGCCGAAAGCTACAGCGAGCCAGCACCGGCCATCCAGAAAGATCCAACCGACAGCTCTGACGCACTCCCCGACCCGCCTCCTGACGAACCGTCCGATCCAGGCGAATCGCCCAGCAGCTCAACAAAATGGCTAGAGGACGAGATGGCCGTCGAGAAGTTGGAGCTCCAGGATCCCGACATCCTCACTCGGGGAGTAGCCGCGATCAAACTTGCCAACTGCGGGGACACGGCTGGGACCGCCGTCCTATGCGAGGTACTCGACCACGCAGACTCCGTATTCGGAATAGAAGTTGCGCGCGCACTCGGTCGACTCGGCCGGCTCGCCGGGCAGCAAGCAACCGAGGCTCTCATCCGCGCACTCGACAATCCCAAGGCCCACGTCACATTCCTGCACGAGGTGGTGAAAGCCCTGGCCGACGTCGACAACAGCGCCCTCATCAACTGGGTGATAACCCGCAACACAGAAGGACTAAACCCCAATCAAATCGGCCCAATCTATCGTCATTTCCGTACCAAGTCGTGCCCGCCGGAATTGCGGCCTCAGCTCCTATTAGCATTGGCCGAGGTTACGGTGCGCGGAGCGTGCGGCACCGAATTGACCTCCTGA
- a CDS encoding type II toxin-antitoxin system RelE/ParE family toxin, giving the protein MSKRWDVILLDEVEEWFFTLERDVMAAVTGAIDLLELEGPTLGRPIVDKVNGSKFHSMKELRPAGTSIRVLFIFDPARQAVLLLGGDKADDWKHWYDKNIPIADARFESWLATEHGG; this is encoded by the coding sequence ATGTCGAAGCGTTGGGACGTGATCCTGCTCGACGAAGTCGAAGAGTGGTTCTTCACGCTCGAAAGGGACGTGATGGCGGCGGTCACCGGTGCCATCGACCTGTTGGAGCTGGAGGGGCCGACACTGGGCCGGCCGATCGTCGACAAGGTGAACGGCTCGAAGTTTCACAGCATGAAGGAGCTGCGCCCGGCTGGCACCAGCATCCGCGTCCTGTTCATCTTCGACCCGGCGCGGCAGGCGGTCCTGCTGCTGGGTGGCGATAAGGCAGACGACTGGAAGCACTGGTACGACAAGAACATTCCGATCGCGGACGCACGCTTCGAGAGCTGGCTGGCGACCGAGCACGGAGGGTGA
- a CDS encoding TIGR04255 family protein yields MTYPRREVYSHAPLAMVTVEVQLNYEPQIKKQSTLDGFGTAVREVLPILELSGVFPKGNDRQSSDDDSPKLRAIRQDGQAIATLSPTSLSFAVSGETYRGYEETFEPFLRAVVEAYQTCVANSSVRRIGLRYLDEIRVPEPPGDLAGWSYWIAPELVAASTILPGGEHNGIRASYHNSEGDRELVYWWGTFHGATVVGQDQPFSRSDLPKTRMFVLDVDSATTFPEYHVFGADDILETVRSLHEPVGLVFQKSITDAARRMFRGEK; encoded by the coding sequence ATGACCTACCCTCGCCGGGAGGTGTACTCGCACGCGCCGCTCGCGATGGTGACGGTGGAGGTCCAGCTCAACTATGAGCCACAAATCAAGAAACAGAGCACACTCGATGGCTTCGGTACGGCTGTTAGAGAAGTTCTTCCCATCCTAGAGCTCTCAGGCGTCTTTCCGAAAGGCAACGACCGCCAGAGTTCCGATGACGATTCACCTAAGCTACGCGCAATTCGACAGGACGGGCAAGCGATCGCAACATTGTCGCCAACATCTCTGTCGTTTGCGGTTTCCGGAGAGACCTACAGGGGTTATGAGGAAACCTTCGAACCGTTCCTCCGTGCGGTTGTCGAGGCATACCAGACATGCGTAGCCAACTCTTCGGTACGCCGAATCGGGTTACGTTATCTTGACGAAATTCGGGTTCCAGAACCGCCGGGTGATCTGGCTGGGTGGAGTTACTGGATTGCGCCGGAGCTAGTGGCTGCTTCGACGATACTTCCAGGCGGCGAACACAACGGTATACGAGCGTCTTATCACAATTCTGAAGGCGACCGTGAATTAGTTTACTGGTGGGGAACATTTCACGGTGCGACGGTAGTGGGCCAAGACCAGCCATTTAGCAGGAGCGACCTGCCGAAAACACGGATGTTTGTGCTCGACGTTGACAGTGCGACGACATTTCCCGAATATCATGTCTTTGGCGCCGACGATATTTTGGAAACGGTGAGAAGTTTACACGAACCGGTCGGACTTGTGTTTCAGAAATCGATTACCGATGCGGCGCGTCGGATGTTTCGGGGGGAGAAGTAG
- a CDS encoding tyrosine-type recombinase/integrase — protein sequence MKGSVYRRGAKWYYKFRLPQRDPSTGQFPWVTKGGHDTERDAWEACREAMRDADRNRIVRPSQQTVGEFVTDWLTAVQPALDASTWRSWSDYARWYVIPHVGGERLQALNGPVLLRFYAMLLAKGRVKPNNDAVMYTHWAKLAASGKPPPTPRELSTACGTSIHAARDAVRRYKAGLTPRTLTQGLAPKTVRNIHSFLHRALADAVAWKYIPENPASNVKPPRNPRTRRHVWKPEEIRTFLASVREDRFATLFLLELTTGIRRGQICGLKWSAVDLDAGKVTVHDNRVVVGGQVVDKAGGKTRNADQTISIDKTTVGALRRWRAQQDTEREFFGDAYHPGDFVFTYPDGRPPHPDSIRQRFERLTARAGLSRITFHDLRHTYATGALRAGVSPKIVSERIGHANIGFFLETYAHVLDNDDSEAAEQAAAFLLGDSWTDGDEAPANLPPHNIT from the coding sequence ATGAAGGGCTCGGTGTATCGGCGGGGCGCGAAGTGGTACTACAAGTTTCGGCTGCCGCAGCGAGATCCCTCGACCGGCCAGTTCCCGTGGGTGACCAAGGGTGGCCACGACACCGAGCGCGACGCGTGGGAGGCCTGCCGCGAGGCGATGCGCGATGCCGACCGCAATCGGATCGTGCGGCCGTCGCAACAGACAGTCGGCGAGTTCGTCACCGACTGGCTGACGGCGGTGCAACCGGCGCTTGACGCCTCCACGTGGCGCAGCTGGAGCGACTATGCCCGGTGGTACGTCATCCCCCACGTCGGCGGCGAGCGGCTTCAGGCGCTCAATGGGCCGGTGCTGCTGCGGTTTTACGCGATGCTGCTGGCCAAGGGCCGGGTGAAACCGAACAACGACGCGGTGATGTACACCCATTGGGCGAAGCTGGCCGCCAGCGGCAAGCCGCCACCGACACCTCGCGAGCTGTCGACGGCGTGCGGTACCTCCATCCACGCCGCGCGTGACGCCGTCCGGCGCTACAAGGCGGGCCTGACTCCCCGGACCCTCACGCAAGGCCTGGCCCCCAAGACCGTCCGCAACATTCATTCGTTCCTGCACCGGGCACTCGCCGATGCCGTCGCCTGGAAGTACATCCCCGAGAACCCGGCGAGCAACGTCAAGCCGCCCCGCAACCCGCGAACCCGCCGGCACGTGTGGAAACCCGAGGAGATCCGGACCTTCCTGGCCTCGGTGCGCGAGGACCGCTTTGCCACATTGTTCCTCCTGGAGTTGACCACCGGGATCCGACGTGGCCAGATCTGCGGGCTCAAATGGTCGGCGGTCGATCTAGACGCGGGAAAGGTGACCGTGCACGACAACCGGGTTGTCGTCGGCGGCCAAGTCGTGGACAAGGCGGGCGGAAAGACCCGCAACGCCGACCAGACCATCTCCATCGACAAGACGACGGTGGGCGCCCTGCGGCGCTGGCGCGCCCAACAGGACACTGAGCGGGAGTTCTTCGGCGACGCTTACCACCCGGGTGACTTCGTGTTCACCTACCCCGACGGACGTCCTCCACACCCGGATTCGATCCGCCAGCGCTTCGAACGCTTGACGGCCAGGGCTGGGTTGTCCCGCATCACGTTTCACGATCTTCGCCACACGTACGCCACCGGCGCGTTGCGGGCCGGGGTGAGCCCGAAGATCGTCAGCGAGCGCATCGGGCACGCGAACATCGGCTTCTTCCTGGAGACCTACGCCCACGTCCTCGACAACGACGATAGCGAAGCGGCCGAGCAGGCAGCCGCGTTCCTGCTCGGTGACAGCTGGACCGACGGCGACGAGGCGCCGGCCAATCTACCTCCGCACAATATAACGTAG